The stretch of DNA CAGCGAGCCCAACCGGCTGCTGCTCGACGTGCTGCGGGTGGACCTGGGGCTCACTGGGTCGAAGCGCGGCTGCGACGATTCCTCCTGCGGCGCGTGCACGGTGCAGTTGGATGGTGTGCCGGTGCTGGCGTGCACGCTGCTGGCCGCATCGTGCCAGGAGCAGGAGATCACGACGGTGGAAGGAATCGCCGAGCATGGCTCGCTGGCGGCGATCCAGAAGGCTTACGGCGATTGGGGCGGAGCGCAGTGCGGATACTGTACGCCCGGCTTCATGATGACCGTGGATCACCTGCTGGCGGAAAATCCGGATCCGTCGGAAGAGGATATTCGCCATGCGCTGAGCGGCAATTTGTGCCGCTGCACCGGCTACATGCAGATGTTCCAGGCGATCAAGGCCGCCATCGATG from Terriglobales bacterium encodes:
- a CDS encoding (2Fe-2S)-binding protein yields the protein MKKELVTLKINGRVHELASEPNRLLLDVLRVDLGLTGSKRGCDDSSCGACTVQLDGVPVLACTLLAASCQEQEITTVEGIAEHGSLAAIQKAYGDWGGAQCGYCTPGFMMTVDHLLAENPDPSEEDIRHALSGNLCRCTGYMQMFQAIKAAIDAERKGRDAVSR